A section of the Entelurus aequoreus isolate RoL-2023_Sb linkage group LG21, RoL_Eaeq_v1.1, whole genome shotgun sequence genome encodes:
- the stbd1 gene encoding uncharacterized protein stbd1 yields MNETSCPPVTSSANELHLQQQQEASTPSSRTHALTHALPPGSPTDAITSHRHPLSPKPAMGLTGSDGVAVERRVDLASLFCMIGRHGPAVALAVFAVVSVLAGYVIYRAVRRRKTEEVKLLPAGGDESAQAGLEAARAAASTEVADDNSLELKQEDEETETQPQVRQRRAAAERDSWLCSPPQTDIRAPVSHHDTSPRMQTVQSWSMEPDVVFEEPGLALQSAVAEVQEEDAEVCSSGARVDAVKDEEVPRSSLVEPPEVCHEEHDQPHWDLVTDEGISKKNSTQEGNLPPWSQVVYLEEPLVLEEYADQDKQDIGSPPETETVELNTTHTSLNNAVENVNRHQNNVQEEERTNEVIQAEEGDEGDRLNDTAVDVDAQSEEHSEQEDHSLTCDLETDVLQDEPVEGCQISVSSGDKPSVPVMLEELVDELVSRITSDALGSFPDKSTNDQPRKVEVPTLDEDVEPPMPSDQSQSATGMTENGSTTVEDEEPVEHMSIPHVLVDDDQQSVQEVNQFEPPMTSAEVQNMIENDSTTEDKEPVEHMSIPHVLGDDDHQSAQEMNQFEPLMTSAEIQNMIENDSTTVEDEEPVEHMSKPHVLGDDDHQSAQEMNQFEPPITSAEVQNMIENDSTTVEDEEPVEHMSIPHVLGDNDHQSAQEMNQFEPPMTSAEIQNMTENGSTTVEDEEPVEHMSKSHVLGDDDQQSVQEMNQFEPPVTSAQVQNMIEMIENDSTTVEDEEPVEHRSIPHVLGEDDHQSAQEMNQFEPPMTSAEVQNMIENDSTTVEDKEPVEHMSKPHVLVYDDQQSLQEMNQFEPPVTSAQVQDMIENGSTTVEDKEPVEHTSKPHVLVYDDQESIQETNQFEPSAKIQNRIENDTTTEDKEPVEHISKPHVLVYDDQESVQKTNQFEPPAQVQNRIETIANDSTTEDKEPVEHMAKPHMCPSAQEINNVNIIDTITEIDPSIQDLRVNSAVDTDARNQTFHKGISSQDQQNVQIEDFSFVVIDPSPDMTLPLFMPSDLRDNDMTCGVGEESGISSMAVSPELTDPGNHFSAMELPVMDQEPPVKEKPETQTSLFADNASLSVIGEVEAAMGFEPQPDPLSDRSDRDSFTVNQVGDQRVEMRSDEQDGKVAESFKEKRDCAENRETEKDENFAKTEINIMEATMDHNEWITDSNQHLPWMNLTLPSFGQHHTADQLPTEEPKHTDSEPPYEVQQTHGLHVLHEKVGSRNVSVTFRVHYLTQSPFQKLAVTGNRPELGNWKGYVPLESAEDGHWAAAVSLPAKSLAQWKFVVVDQGEVCRWEECGNRLLDTGCGEDVLVHKFWGFL; encoded by the exons GACACGGTCCGGCCGTGGCTCTGGCCGTGTTCGCCGTGGTGTCGGTGCTGGCGGGCTACGTCATCTACCGGGCCGTGAGGAGGAGGAAGACCGAGGAAGTGAAGCTCCTTCCCGCCGGGGGCGACGAGTCCGCGCAGGCCGGACTGGAGGCGGCGAGAGCCGCTGCTTCAACAG AAGTTGCAGATGACAACTCCCTGGAATTGAAACAAGAGGATGAAGAAACTGAAACTCAACCCCAAGTCCGGCAACGCCGTGCTGCTGCTGAGAGGGACTCTTGGCTCTGTTCTCCCCCTCAGACTGACATCCGAGCACCAGTCAGCCACCATGATACCTCACCCCGCATGCAAACTGTGCAGTCCTGGTCCATGGAACCAGATGTGGTCTTTGAGGAGCCCGGTCTGGCCCTGCAAAGTGCCGTGGCGGAAGTACAGGAGGAGGATGCTGAGGTCTGCTCCTCCGGTGCCAGAGTGGACGCCGTGAAGGATGAAGAGGTTCCACGGAGCAGCTTGGTGGAACCACCTGAGGTCTGCCATGAAGAGCAT GACCAACCACACTGGGATCTTGTCACAGATGAGGGTATTTCCAAGAAAAACTCCACACAAGAGGGAAACTTACCGCCTTGGAGTCAAGTTGTGTACTTGGAGGAACCCCTCGTCTTGGAGGAATATGCTGATCAAGATAAACAAGACATTGGATCTCCGCCAGAGACGGAAACCGTGGAGCTGAACACGACACACACGAGCCTAAATAATGCCGTTGAAAATGTCAATCGCCACCAAAACAATGTTCAAGAAGAGGAGAGAACAAACGAGGTCATCCAGGCTGAAGAGGGCGATGAAGGAGATCGCTTGAACGACACAGCTGTTGACGTCGATGCTCAGTCGGAAGAACATTCGGAGCAAGAGGACCACAGCCTGACATGCGACCTAGAGACGGATGTTCTTCAGGATGAACCTGTGGAGGGTTGTCAAATTAGTGTCAGCAGTGGAGACAAGCCAAGTGTCCCGGTTATGCTCGAAGAACTCGTGGATGAACTCGTGTCACGTATCACCTCTGATGCCTTGGGCTCTTTTCCTGACAAGTCAACAAATGACCAACCACGGAAAGTAGAAGTTCCAACTTTGGATGAAGATGTTGAACCTCCAATGCCATCGGATCAAAGTCAAAGTGCGACTGGAATGACTGAAAATGGTTCAACCACAGTGGAAGATGAGGAACCGGTGGAACATATGTCCATACCCCATGTTCTCGTCGATGATGATCAACAAAGCGTCCAAGAGGTGAACCAGTTTGAACCTCCGATGACATCGGCTGAAGTCCAAAACATGATTGAAAATGATTCAACCACAGAAGATAAGGAACCGGTCGAACATATGTCCATACCCCATGTTCTCGGCGATGATGATCACCAAAGCGCTCAGGAGATGAACCAATTTGAACCTCTGATGACATCGGCTGAAATCCAAAACATGATTGAAAATGATTCAACCACAGTGGAAGATGAGGAACCGGTCGAACATATGTCCAAGCCCCATGTTCTCGGCGATGATGATCACCAAAGCGCCCAGGAGATGAACCAATTTGAACCTCCGATTACATCGGCTGAGGTCCAAAACATGATTGAAAATGATTCAACTACAGTGGAAGATGAGGAACCGGTCGAACATATGTCCATACCCCATGTTCTCGGCGATAATGATCACCAAAGCGCTCAGGAGATGAACCAATTTGAACCTCCGATGACATCGGCTGAAATCCAAAACATGACTGAAAATGGTTCAACCACAGTGGAAGATGAGGAACCGGTCGAACATATGTCCAAATCCCATGTTCTCGGCGATGATGATCAACAAAGCGTCCAAGAGATGAACCAGTTTGAACCTCCGGTGACATCGGCTCAAGTCCAAAACATGATTGAAATGATTGAAAATGATTCAACCACAGTGGAAGATGAGGAACCGGTCGAACATAGGTCCATACCCCATGTTCTCGGCGAAGATGATCACCAAAGCGCCCAGGAGATGAACCAGTTTGAACCTCCGATGACATCGGCTGAAGTCCAAAACATGATTGAAAATGATTCAACCACAGTGGAAGATAAGGAACCGGTCGAACATATGTCCAAACCCCATGTTCTAGTCTATGATGATCAACAAAGCTTGCAAGAGATGAACCAGTTTGAACCTCCGGTGACATCGGCTCAAGTCCAAGACATGATTGAAAATGGTTCAACTACAGTAGAAGATAAGGAACCGGTGGAACATACGTCCAAACCCCATGTTCTCGTCTATGATGATCAAGAAAGCATCCAAGAGACGAACCAGTTTGAGCCATCGGCTAAAATCCAAAATAGGATTGAAAATGATACAACCACAGAAGATAAGGAACCGGTCGAACATATCTCCAAACCCCATGTTCTCGTCTATGATGATCAAGAAAGCGTCCAAAAGACGAACCAGTTTGAGCCACCAGCTCAAGTCCAAAACAGGATTGAAACGATAGCAAATGATTCAACCACAGAAGATAAGGAACCGGTCGAACATATGGCCAAACCCCATATGTGCCCAAGTGCCCAAGAGATTAACAATGTAAACATCATTGACACAATTACTGAAATCGATCCCTCCATTCAGGATCTGAGGGTTAACTCTGCAGTTGATACAGATGCTAGAAACCAAACCTTCCACAAGGGCATTTCCTCCCAAGACCAACAAAATGTCCAAATTGAAGATTTTTCCTTTGTCGTCATTGATCCTTCTCCTGACATGACCCTACCACTCTTCATGCCAAGCGATCTGAGGGATAACGACATGACATGTGGTGTCGGTGAAGAGAGCGGAATTTCCAGCATGGCCGTCAGCCCTGAACTAACTGACCCTGGGAATCACTTCAGTGCCATGGAGCTTCCGGTGATGGATCAGGAACCACCCGTGAAGGAGAAACCGGAGACTCAAACTAGCCTCTTTGCAGACAATGCAAGTCTGTCAGTAATTGGGGAAGTTGAAGCGGCAATGGGGTTTGAGCCTCAACCAGATCCGCTGTCCGACCGTTCTGATCGTGACTCATTTACAGTAAACCAGGTTGGAGACCAAAGAGTAGAGATGAGAAGTGATGAGCAGGATGGGAAAGTTGCAGAAAGTTTTAAGGAGAAAAGGGATTGTGCAGAAAATAGAGAAACCGAAAAAGATGAGAACTTTGCAAAGACTGAAATAAATATCATGGAGGCCACTATGGACCATAACGAGTGGATCACAGATAGTAACCAACATCTTCCCTGGATGAACCTCACACTGCCGTCTTTTGGCCAGCATCACACCGCAGACCAGCTTCCCACTGAAGAACCAAAGCACACCGATTCAGAGCCCCCATATGAAGTCCAACAAACCCACGGGCTCCACGTTCTTCATGAAAAAGTGGGAAGTAGGAACGTCAGCGTGACCTTCCGTGTCCACTACCTCACCCAGTCGCCCTTCCAGAAGTTGGCCGTCACAGGAAACCGGCCGGAGTTGGGAAACTGGAAGGGGTACGTCCCTCTTGAGAGCGCCGAGGACGGACACTGGGCGGCCGCGGTGAGTCTTCCCGCCAAGAGCCTCGCGCAGTGGAAGTTTGTGGTGGTGGACCAGGGGGAGGTCTGTCGCTGGGAAGAATGCGGCAACAGACTGCTCGATACGGGATGCGGCGAAGATGTGCTCGTGCACAAATTTTGGGGTTTTCTGTGA